In the Gossypium arboreum isolate Shixiya-1 chromosome 10, ASM2569848v2, whole genome shotgun sequence genome, one interval contains:
- the LOC128282009 gene encoding uncharacterized protein LOC128282009, with the protein MAPKALYGHRCRTPLCWTELGEHHVLGPELVSDTVDKVRLIRDQLKEVSDKQKSYTDLKHREIEYSVRDFVFLKTSGASCQPVRASSIIGADSQCFHVSMLRSDNSDPMYVISIEEIEVRPNLTFKEESVQILDHDVEILRRKSIPLVKVLWRNHSSEEAT; encoded by the exons atggcgcCTAAGGCATTATATGGGCATAGGTGTCGCACTcctttatgttggactgagttgggtgagcatcATGTTCTGGGTCCTGAACTGGTTTCTGATACAGTAGATAAGGTCAGGTTGATTCGAGATCAACTGAAAGAGGTATCTGATAAACAAAAGTCGTATACAGATCTGAAGCACCGAGAGATAGAGTATTCTGTGAGGGACTTCGTGTTcctcaag ACGAGTGGGGCCAGTTGCCAACCAGTTAGAGCTTCATCTATAATTGGAgcagattcacaatgttttcatgtttcgatgttgAGGAGCGACAACTCTGATCCCATGTATGTTATTTCtattgaggagatcgaggttaggccaAATCTGACTTTTAAGGAGGAGTCAGTCCAAATATTGGACCACgatgttgaaattttgagaagAAAGTCCATCCCACTGGTTAAAGTTCTTTGGCGTAATCATAGTTCTGAGGAGGCCACGTGA